One Felis catus isolate Fca126 chromosome D2, F.catus_Fca126_mat1.0, whole genome shotgun sequence DNA window includes the following coding sequences:
- the LOC123380782 gene encoding collagen alpha-1(I) chain-like, producing the protein METPYGVPEGPSRGARAAAGRAVRLRQPRRRVPARSGESDARGGPLRPREPAEPGRGALHSAQRPPGPANPPGVLTSLLPRARLAPPRVPGSPPSRGHHHRGSTEPRVGRGQAGLPLPPDAQADAGPPGAPLRGSRGRTFRAAELAGRPPKAVSPRLCWSRRRRGEAAGDRGRGHKQEAGRTDRPWRRPAEEVGTVHRRTAHLPPTSEVPPHSLLGLCSADVCYTGCSGLSCSHPLRSAEVSKSILWGILR; encoded by the exons ATGGAGACGCCCTACGGGGTCCCGGAGGGGCCAAGCCGCGGAGCACGCGCAGCCGCGGGGAGGGCGGTGCGCCTGCGCCAGCCGCGGAGGCGCGTCCCAGCGCGC TCCGGAGAGTCGGATGCGCGAGGAGGACCCTTGCGGCCGCGAGAGCCAGCAGAGCCTGGGCGGGGCGCGCTCCACTCCGCCCAGCGGCCTCCAGGGCCCGCGAACCCTCCCGGGGTCCTGACCTCGCTTCTGCCCCGCGCCCGCCTGGCTCCTCCGAGGGTCCCGGGATCGCCGCCGTCACGCGGACACCACCACCGGGGGAGCACGGAGCCCCGCGTGGGCCGGGGCCAAGCAGGACTCCCTCTGCCGCCGGACGCCCAGGCAGACGCAGGACCCCCGGGGGCGCCGTTGCGGGGATCGAGGGGGCGGACCTTCCGCGCCGCGGAGCTGGCTGGACGGCCTCCGAAGGCTGTTAGTCCACGGCTGTGCTGGAGCAGGCGGCGCCGAGGGGAAGCTGCCGGGGACAGGGGGCGTGGGCACAAGCAGGAAGCCGGGAGGACGGaccggccctggcgacgtcctgCAGAAGAAGTTGGCACCGTCCATCGCAGGACCGCACACCTGCCTCCCACCAGCGAG GTGCCTCCACACAGCCTTTTGGGGCTCTGCAGCGCTGATGTGTGTTACACTGGGTGCTCGGGGCTCTCGTGCAGCCACCCCCTGAGAAGTGCAGAAGTGTCCAAGTCCATCCTCTGGGGGATCCTCAGGTAA